Proteins from one Cryptomeria japonica chromosome 4, Sugi_1.0, whole genome shotgun sequence genomic window:
- the LOC131040308 gene encoding transcription factor bHLH130 isoform X1, producing MYSPKRANSKLPPKSSLSRSTSNGLQVGSSLMQVEDGSSFRHSVCSNSISSDMNIDSSTQVSSGLMRYRSAPSSFLASLVEEADDYLPRVAGSHEPDHTYIARYFSADSSSLTSESSSGVIQSNGADRSAAGKKEGGGNQFSSMNGASPGASATRLKGRNEDMGKHHLASILENGPEVASTNGFCSVYQAQDLRSGMEHNYRTNPLFCNPHDTMITSASGAKGNLTRHSSSPAGFLSRLATVEGQGVYENGFLGAVRNMTNLSAENRSCGDLVAPRRLASQMSFMKQGSSTTGLSSQLSDLSMPEVVDKLNMPVGSSAESLGGSSSDDGSLGNGNGVQRYIPGFSVGSWDDAAIVSESFASMQNGSTFSPRKRPRDLEGKILSPIPLSVRDSLKVEAGTHLTSALTHQFSLPKSSSEMVMEKLLQDSIPCKIRAKRGCATHPRSIAERVRRTRISERMRKLQELVPNMDKQTNTADMLDEAVVYIKLLQRQVQELSENQANCTCSSTHDTENNEIN from the exons ATGTATAGCCCAAAGAGAGCAAACTCAAAGCTGCCACCGAAGTCCTCTTTATCTAGGTCCACTTCCAATGGACTCCAAGTGGGTTCTTCTTTAATGCAAGTTGAAGATGGTAGCAGTTTCAGACATTCTGTTTGCAGTAACAGTATTAGTAGTGACATGAATATTGACAGTTCAACACAAGTCTCCAGCGGACTTATGAGATACAGGTCTGCACCCAGTTCGTTTCTTGCTAGTTTGGTTGAAGAAGCAGATGACTACTTGCCTCGGGTTGCAGGGTCACATGAGCCCGATCACACTTATATAGCTCGTTATTTCAGTGCTGATTCATCTTCCTTGACATCAGAGTCCAGTTCTGGAGTAATTCAATCCAATGGGGCTGATAGATCTGCTGCAGGAAAGAAGGAAGGCGGAGGGAATCAGTTTAGCAGTATGAATGGGGCTAGTCCAGGTGCTAGTGCTACTAGGCTTAAGGGCAGGAACGAGGATATGGGTAAGCATCATCTTGCTTCAATACTTGAGAATGGGCCTGAGGTGGCTTCCACCAATGGTTTTTGCAGTGTTTATCAGGCACAGGATCTTCGATCTGGGATGGAGCATAACTACAGGACAAACCCACTTTTCTGTAACCCTCATGATACCATGATCACTTCTGCTTCTGGAGCCAAGGGTAATCTTACCAGACACAGTAGCTCCCCTGCTGGGTTCCTTTCTCGGCTGGCTACTGTTGAAGGACAAGGAGTTTATGAAAATG GTTTCCTAGGGGCGGTAAGGAATATGACCAACCTTTCTGCTGAAAACAGGTCATGTGGTGATTTGGTAGCTCCACGTAGGTTGGCAAGTCAGATGAGTTTTATGAAGCAAGGTAGTTCTACAACAGGGCTTTCATCTCAGCTGAGTGATTTGAGCATGCCAGAAGTTGTGGACAAGCTTAACATGCCAGTGGGATCTTCGGCTGAGAGCTTGGGTGGGAGTAGCTCGGATGATGGTAGTTTAGGCAATGGGAATGGAGTCCAACGTTATATCCCAGGTTTTTCAGTTGGGTCTTGGGATGATGCAGCAATTGTTTCTGAGAGCTTTGCTAGCATGCAAAATGGGTCAACCTTTTCTCCAAGAAAGCGTCCAAGAGATCTTGAGGGGAAAATTTTATCACCTATTCCTTTGAGTGTGAGAGATTCTCTG AAGGTAGAGGCCGGTACTCATCTTACTTCGGCATTAACTCATCAATTCAgcttaccaaaatcatcatcagaAATGGTAATGGAAAAGCTACTTCAGGATTCAATTCCTTGCAAAATTCGAGCAAAGCGAGGCTGTGCAACACATCCACGAAGCATCGCAGAGAGG gttcgAAGGACACGGATCAGTGAAAGAATGAGAAAATTGCAGGAACTCGTGCCAAACATGGACAAG CAAACAAACACTGCAGACATGCTAGATGAGGCAGTTGTATATATCAAGCTCCTTCAGAGACAAGTTCAG GAACTTTCTGAAAATCAGGCCAATTGCACCTGTTCTAGCACACATGATACAGAAAATAATGAGATAAACTAG
- the LOC131040308 gene encoding transcription factor bHLH130 isoform X2: MYSPKRANSKLPPKSSLSRSTSNGLQVGSSLMQVEDGSSFRHSVCSNSISSDMNIDSSTQVSSGLMRYRSAPSSFLASLVEEADDYLPRVAGSHEPDHTYIARYFSADSSSLTSESSSGVIQSNGADRSAAGKKEGGGNQFSSMNGASPGASATRLKGRNEDMGKHHLASILENGPEVASTNGFCSVYQAQDLRSGMEHNYRTNPLFCNPHDTMITSASGAKGNLTRHSSSPAGFLSRLATVEGQGVYENGFLGAVRNMTNLSAENRSCGDLVAPRRLASQMSFMKQGSSTTGLSSQLSDLSMPEVVDKLNMPVGSSAESLGGSSSDDGSLGNGNGVQRYIPGFSVGSWDDAAIVSESFASMQNGSTFSPRKRPRDLEGKILSPIPLSVRDSLVEAGTHLTSALTHQFSLPKSSSEMVMEKLLQDSIPCKIRAKRGCATHPRSIAERVRRTRISERMRKLQELVPNMDKQTNTADMLDEAVVYIKLLQRQVQELSENQANCTCSSTHDTENNEIN, translated from the exons ATGTATAGCCCAAAGAGAGCAAACTCAAAGCTGCCACCGAAGTCCTCTTTATCTAGGTCCACTTCCAATGGACTCCAAGTGGGTTCTTCTTTAATGCAAGTTGAAGATGGTAGCAGTTTCAGACATTCTGTTTGCAGTAACAGTATTAGTAGTGACATGAATATTGACAGTTCAACACAAGTCTCCAGCGGACTTATGAGATACAGGTCTGCACCCAGTTCGTTTCTTGCTAGTTTGGTTGAAGAAGCAGATGACTACTTGCCTCGGGTTGCAGGGTCACATGAGCCCGATCACACTTATATAGCTCGTTATTTCAGTGCTGATTCATCTTCCTTGACATCAGAGTCCAGTTCTGGAGTAATTCAATCCAATGGGGCTGATAGATCTGCTGCAGGAAAGAAGGAAGGCGGAGGGAATCAGTTTAGCAGTATGAATGGGGCTAGTCCAGGTGCTAGTGCTACTAGGCTTAAGGGCAGGAACGAGGATATGGGTAAGCATCATCTTGCTTCAATACTTGAGAATGGGCCTGAGGTGGCTTCCACCAATGGTTTTTGCAGTGTTTATCAGGCACAGGATCTTCGATCTGGGATGGAGCATAACTACAGGACAAACCCACTTTTCTGTAACCCTCATGATACCATGATCACTTCTGCTTCTGGAGCCAAGGGTAATCTTACCAGACACAGTAGCTCCCCTGCTGGGTTCCTTTCTCGGCTGGCTACTGTTGAAGGACAAGGAGTTTATGAAAATG GTTTCCTAGGGGCGGTAAGGAATATGACCAACCTTTCTGCTGAAAACAGGTCATGTGGTGATTTGGTAGCTCCACGTAGGTTGGCAAGTCAGATGAGTTTTATGAAGCAAGGTAGTTCTACAACAGGGCTTTCATCTCAGCTGAGTGATTTGAGCATGCCAGAAGTTGTGGACAAGCTTAACATGCCAGTGGGATCTTCGGCTGAGAGCTTGGGTGGGAGTAGCTCGGATGATGGTAGTTTAGGCAATGGGAATGGAGTCCAACGTTATATCCCAGGTTTTTCAGTTGGGTCTTGGGATGATGCAGCAATTGTTTCTGAGAGCTTTGCTAGCATGCAAAATGGGTCAACCTTTTCTCCAAGAAAGCGTCCAAGAGATCTTGAGGGGAAAATTTTATCACCTATTCCTTTGAGTGTGAGAGATTCTCTG GTAGAGGCCGGTACTCATCTTACTTCGGCATTAACTCATCAATTCAgcttaccaaaatcatcatcagaAATGGTAATGGAAAAGCTACTTCAGGATTCAATTCCTTGCAAAATTCGAGCAAAGCGAGGCTGTGCAACACATCCACGAAGCATCGCAGAGAGG gttcgAAGGACACGGATCAGTGAAAGAATGAGAAAATTGCAGGAACTCGTGCCAAACATGGACAAG CAAACAAACACTGCAGACATGCTAGATGAGGCAGTTGTATATATCAAGCTCCTTCAGAGACAAGTTCAG GAACTTTCTGAAAATCAGGCCAATTGCACCTGTTCTAGCACACATGATACAGAAAATAATGAGATAAACTAG